In one window of Duganella dendranthematis DNA:
- a CDS encoding putative bifunctional diguanylate cyclase/phosphodiesterase — MLAKPSELDRTASHMMPADAEIQQRLLFLEVTAEDIQLLREIHPLLQPRLPDVIAGFYRHLHTIPVLRSLLKDPVVLDRLYQVQAAYFQSLTAGDYGSDYVRHRLRVGLAHQRIGLAPEWYIGAYRKYLGDLGPVLEDLLRDRPGRFLPTYSALMKVASFDMGLALDTYIKASRQQLRDSEARFRGAFGQAAVGLAQLSADGRWLRVNRKLQDIVGYTEEELRGMHVADLVTAEDWQIDAPLLRALAHGELETSSREKRYLCRDGRRVWVKATVTAMQPDAGDAALVAVIEDISQRKQFEEELMHLARHDALTGLANRTLLLDRVSQAIAQSRRSGNQVAMLFLDLDRFKTINDSLGHDAGDRVVIEVGRRLKQAVRDADTVARFGGDEFVVLLPELPTEDIAAALAQKILNALFEPMLIHGHELAPACSIGISLYPRDGDNGKTLLKNADAALYQAKAMGRGNYQFYSEEMNARTLDRLTLESGLRHAVERGELQLKYQPQIDLADGAILGAEALLRWQPAGQQLVMPDAFITIAEETGLIVPIGEWVLRTACAQQVAWRQAGLPDLRIAVNLSARQFRQPGLDAMVARVLADTGCAADRLELEITESVLMERPDSAAETLQRLSDMGVQLAIDDFGTGYSSLSYLKRFPINALKIDRSFVRDIAAKRAASNDDGAIAAAVIALAHSMGLTVVAEGVETEQQRDFLRQLHCDQAQGFYFSEPMSAAALEHLFIQGAASK; from the coding sequence ATGCTTGCAAAACCCAGCGAATTGGACCGTACCGCCAGCCACATGATGCCCGCCGACGCCGAAATCCAGCAGCGCTTGCTGTTTCTGGAGGTAACGGCGGAAGATATCCAACTGCTGCGCGAGATTCATCCGCTGCTGCAACCCCGTCTGCCCGACGTCATCGCCGGCTTCTACCGCCACCTGCACACCATCCCGGTGCTGCGCAGCCTGCTGAAGGACCCGGTGGTGCTGGATCGCCTGTATCAGGTGCAGGCCGCCTACTTTCAGTCGCTGACCGCTGGCGACTACGGCAGCGACTACGTGCGCCACCGCCTGCGCGTGGGGCTGGCGCACCAGCGCATTGGCCTGGCGCCGGAATGGTATATCGGCGCTTACCGCAAATACCTCGGCGACCTCGGCCCGGTGCTGGAAGACCTGCTGCGCGACCGTCCCGGCCGGTTCCTGCCCACTTACAGCGCGCTCATGAAGGTGGCCAGTTTCGACATGGGCCTGGCGCTCGATACCTATATCAAGGCCAGCCGCCAGCAGCTGCGCGACAGCGAGGCGCGCTTCCGTGGCGCCTTCGGCCAGGCGGCGGTCGGGCTGGCGCAGTTGTCGGCCGACGGCCGCTGGCTGCGCGTCAACCGCAAGCTGCAAGACATCGTCGGCTATACCGAGGAAGAACTGCGCGGCATGCACGTGGCCGACCTGGTGACGGCGGAAGACTGGCAGATCGACGCGCCGCTATTGCGCGCGCTGGCGCACGGCGAGCTGGAGACCTCGTCGCGCGAGAAGCGTTACCTGTGCAGGGACGGGCGCCGCGTGTGGGTCAAGGCCACCGTCACCGCCATGCAGCCGGATGCCGGCGATGCGGCGCTGGTGGCGGTGATCGAAGACATCTCGCAGCGCAAGCAGTTCGAGGAAGAACTGATGCACCTGGCGCGGCACGACGCGCTGACCGGCCTCGCCAACCGCACGCTGCTGCTGGACCGGGTGTCGCAGGCGATCGCCCAATCGCGCCGCAGCGGCAACCAGGTCGCCATGCTGTTCCTCGACCTGGACCGCTTCAAGACCATCAACGACAGCCTCGGGCACGACGCCGGCGACCGTGTCGTGATCGAAGTCGGCCGCCGCCTCAAGCAGGCGGTACGCGACGCCGACACCGTGGCGCGCTTCGGCGGCGACGAGTTCGTCGTGCTGCTGCCCGAACTGCCGACCGAAGACATCGCCGCCGCGCTGGCGCAGAAAATCCTCAACGCCCTGTTCGAGCCAATGCTAATCCACGGGCACGAACTGGCGCCGGCGTGCAGCATCGGCATCAGCCTGTATCCGCGCGACGGCGACAACGGCAAGACGCTGCTGAAGAATGCCGATGCTGCGTTGTACCAGGCCAAGGCCATGGGGCGTGGCAATTACCAGTTCTATTCAGAAGAAATGAACGCCCGTACGCTGGACCGGCTAACGCTGGAAAGCGGCTTGCGCCACGCCGTCGAGCGCGGCGAGTTGCAGCTGAAATACCAGCCGCAGATCGACCTGGCCGATGGCGCCATCCTCGGCGCCGAAGCGCTGCTGCGCTGGCAGCCGGCCGGCCAGCAACTGGTGATGCCGGACGCCTTCATCACCATCGCCGAAGAAACCGGCCTGATCGTGCCGATCGGCGAATGGGTGTTGCGCACCGCCTGCGCGCAACAGGTGGCGTGGCGCCAGGCCGGCCTGCCCGACCTGCGGATTGCGGTCAACCTGTCGGCGCGCCAGTTCCGCCAGCCGGGCCTGGACGCGATGGTGGCGCGCGTGCTGGCCGACACCGGTTGTGCGGCCGACCGGCTGGAACTGGAAATCACCGAATCGGTGTTGATGGAACGGCCCGACAGCGCCGCCGAGACCTTGCAGCGGCTGAGCGACATGGGCGTGCAACTGGCCATCGACGACTTCGGCACCGGGTATTCCAGCCTGTCCTACCTGAAGCGCTTCCCGATCAACGCGCTAAAGATCGACCGCTCCTTCGTGCGCGACATCGCCGCCAAGCGCGCCGCCAGCAACGACGACGGCGCCATTGCTGCCGCCGTCATCGCGCTGGCCCACAGCATGGGCTTGACGGTGGTGGCCGAAGGCGTGGAAACCGAACAGCAGCGCGACTTCCTGCGCCAACTGCACTGCGACCAGGCGCAAGGCTTCTATTTCAGCGAGCCGATGTCGGCGGCGGCGTTGGAACACTTATTTATTCAAGGAGCAGCAAGCAAATGA
- a CDS encoding bacteriohemerythrin: MMDTNVLTNEMVLGIPLFDEAHAALAEQIQLILNGPDEEFDAHLAGLVECLEVDFRLEEQLMEAIDYPATRSHREQHARVLATLHGLAPGDIVNGRKVAALVLPWFQVHLATADTALAVALQMAGRAQEASAEPARRPAGV; the protein is encoded by the coding sequence ATGATGGACACGAACGTGTTGACGAATGAGATGGTGCTGGGGATTCCCTTGTTTGACGAGGCGCACGCGGCCTTGGCCGAGCAGATCCAGCTGATTTTGAATGGTCCCGATGAAGAGTTTGACGCGCATCTTGCCGGGTTGGTGGAGTGCCTGGAGGTGGATTTCCGGCTGGAGGAACAGTTGATGGAGGCGATTGACTATCCGGCCACGCGCAGTCATCGCGAGCAGCATGCGCGGGTGCTGGCTACCTTGCATGGCTTGGCGCCGGGCGACATTGTGAATGGCCGCAAGGTGGCGGCCTTGGTATTGCCGTGGTTTCAGGTACACCTGGCGACGGCCGATACGGCGTTGGCGGTGGCGTTGCAGATGGCCGGGCGGGCCCAGGAAGCGTCCGCCGAACCCGCACGGCGGCCTGCTGGGGTCTGA
- a CDS encoding Crp/Fnr family transcriptional regulator, whose translation MSHRLRLVTPALADSLRRCSGCPLNVLCLDELPEDAERNEPCMEQRCIRLHGGEHLFRVSDAVDQHLYIIRKGDIKLYQHGREGGQHIIEFLGPGAWVGLESLNEHQRHAGAVALTDCEIATVPYTMLTALLDRQPRSAEAFGQLLSGTIARHQQHAAMLRSTSAIQRVAQFLLHRLEQTQGVARATLPMSRQDIADYLGLTSSTVSRCLSALRRRGWLTMGQRAYTLPGLRDVEMVAAGAPLALD comes from the coding sequence ATGAGCCATCGACTTCGCCTGGTGACGCCGGCGCTGGCGGACAGTCTGCGCCGCTGCAGTGGCTGTCCGCTCAATGTGCTGTGCCTGGACGAGCTGCCGGAAGACGCCGAACGCAATGAACCCTGCATGGAACAGCGCTGCATCCGCCTGCATGGCGGCGAGCACCTGTTCCGCGTCTCGGATGCGGTGGACCAGCACCTGTACATTATCCGCAAGGGCGACATCAAGCTGTACCAGCACGGGCGGGAAGGCGGACAGCATATTATCGAATTTCTGGGGCCGGGGGCGTGGGTGGGACTGGAGTCACTGAATGAACACCAGCGTCATGCCGGCGCGGTGGCGCTGACCGATTGCGAGATCGCCACCGTGCCGTACACGATGCTGACCGCGTTGCTGGACAGGCAGCCGCGCAGCGCCGAGGCGTTTGGGCAGCTGTTGAGCGGGACGATTGCGCGCCACCAGCAGCACGCTGCCATGTTGCGCAGCACGTCGGCGATACAGCGGGTGGCGCAATTCCTGCTGCATCGGCTGGAGCAGACACAAGGCGTCGCACGCGCGACGTTGCCGATGTCGCGCCAGGATATTGCGGATTATCTGGGCTTGACGTCCTCCACCGTCAGCCGCTGTTTGAGCGCGTTGCGGCGGCGCGGCTGGCTGACGATGGGCCAGCGCGCGTACACGCTGCCGGGATTGCGGGACGTGGAAATGGTGGCGGCCGGCGCACCGTTGGCGCTGGATTGA
- a CDS encoding Fe2+-dependent dioxygenase gives MMLHIPGVLTPDQAAYMRQRLHDAHWIDGRATVGAQGAQVKQNMQLEEHGPLARELGQIILNALAANPLFFAAALPLRTCPPMFNKYSGGGTYGNHVDGAMRRVAGAAPWLRTDVSSTLFLTDPDEYDGGELVVEDTYGTHEVKLPAGDLIVYPSTSIHRVEPVTRGARISAFFWTQSMIRDDARRNLLLDLDRNIQSLRTRAGDADEIVSLTGIYHNLLRQWSEA, from the coding sequence ATGATGTTACACATTCCCGGCGTCTTGACGCCCGACCAGGCGGCCTATATGCGGCAGCGCCTGCACGACGCCCACTGGATCGACGGCCGCGCCACCGTCGGCGCGCAGGGTGCGCAAGTCAAGCAGAATATGCAGCTGGAGGAACACGGACCGCTGGCGCGTGAACTGGGCCAGATCATCCTCAACGCGCTGGCCGCCAACCCGCTGTTCTTCGCCGCCGCACTGCCGCTGCGTACCTGCCCGCCGATGTTCAACAAATACAGCGGCGGCGGTACTTACGGCAACCATGTGGACGGCGCGATGCGCCGCGTCGCGGGCGCCGCGCCGTGGCTGCGCACCGATGTGTCGTCGACGCTGTTCCTCACCGATCCCGACGAATACGATGGCGGCGAGCTGGTGGTCGAAGACACTTACGGCACGCATGAAGTCAAACTCCCGGCGGGCGACCTGATCGTCTATCCATCGACCAGCATCCACCGGGTAGAACCGGTCACGCGCGGCGCCCGCATCAGCGCCTTTTTCTGGACCCAGAGCATGATCCGCGACGACGCCAGGCGCAATCTGCTCCTCGACCTCGACCGCAATATTCAATCCCTGCGCACCCGCGCCGGCGACGCCGACGAAATCGTCAGCCTCACCGGCATCTACCACAACCTGCTACGACAGTGGAGCGAAGCTTGA
- a CDS encoding LTA synthase family protein, whose product MMFYRPESRLTRCAAWLARLTLWAGPFAGVLQLLLLGLVIFSLSRAGLMAWQWTRVAATGIPGEMLVQGVRADLIMLGYLIVLPVVLAPLLAHQKTLRAWKTLNVVWGTLALIFIIFMELSTPQFIMQFDIRPNRLFIEYLSYPTEVIATLWHGFRIALVLGIVFTVLLGTGIYKLLKAASVNITTWRPLPLLLVWPLLVLLVAFQIRSTLAHRPANPSMFALTGDAMVNSLIINSPWSVMDAYGAMSHEANSSEIYGKYPRDKVFPTVKSAPWLRDLQFTSAELPTLHKQEAVMQRARPLNLVIVLEESLGATFVQSLGGLPVTPELEKLKQDGWWFEQLYATGTRSVRGIEAVVAGYPPTPARSVVKLSLSQQNFYTLAAGLGKQGYHTEFVYGGEAHFDNMRGFFTGNGFQKVVDRRDMNPVFEGSWGASDEDLFNKSLERLKTLHDSGKPFFSLIFSSSNHEPFQFPDGRITLHDKEKQTVNNAVKYADYALGRFIAEAKKQDYWKDTVFLIVADHDNRVYGDSLVPINKFHIPGLILGADVKPKTITTIASQIDLAPTLLSLMGISSEHPMIGRDLARDSDTPGRALIQFDNYFAWLEGSSATILRPNQAPLLGHYDAATGVLTTGGVPDAALVDKAMSHVVLPSILYREQRYKLPR is encoded by the coding sequence ATGATGTTTTATCGTCCTGAGAGCCGGCTGACGCGTTGCGCCGCCTGGCTGGCGCGGCTGACGCTGTGGGCCGGCCCGTTCGCCGGCGTGCTGCAATTGCTGCTGCTGGGCCTGGTGATCTTTTCGTTGTCGCGCGCCGGGCTGATGGCCTGGCAGTGGACGCGGGTCGCCGCCACCGGCATTCCCGGCGAGATGCTGGTGCAGGGCGTGCGTGCCGACCTGATCATGCTCGGCTACCTGATCGTCTTGCCGGTGGTGCTGGCGCCGTTGCTGGCGCATCAGAAGACGTTGCGGGCGTGGAAGACGCTGAATGTCGTCTGGGGCACGCTGGCACTGATCTTCATCATCTTCATGGAACTGTCGACGCCGCAGTTCATCATGCAGTTCGACATCCGTCCGAACCGCCTGTTCATCGAATACCTGTCGTATCCGACCGAAGTGATTGCCACGCTGTGGCATGGCTTCCGCATCGCGCTGGTGCTGGGCATTGTGTTCACGGTGCTGCTGGGTACCGGCATCTACAAGCTGCTGAAAGCCGCCTCGGTGAATATCACGACGTGGCGTCCGCTGCCGCTGTTGCTGGTGTGGCCGTTGCTGGTGCTGCTGGTGGCGTTCCAGATCCGTTCGACGCTGGCGCACCGTCCGGCCAACCCGTCGATGTTCGCGCTGACCGGCGACGCCATGGTCAACTCGCTGATCATCAATTCGCCGTGGTCGGTGATGGATGCGTATGGCGCCATGAGCCACGAAGCCAATTCGTCCGAAATCTACGGCAAGTACCCGCGCGACAAAGTGTTCCCGACAGTGAAGAGTGCGCCATGGCTGCGCGATCTGCAATTTACCTCCGCCGAGCTGCCGACGCTGCACAAGCAGGAAGCGGTGATGCAGCGTGCACGTCCGCTGAACCTGGTGATCGTGCTGGAAGAAAGCCTGGGCGCGACCTTCGTGCAGTCGCTGGGCGGTTTGCCGGTGACGCCGGAGCTGGAAAAGCTGAAGCAGGACGGCTGGTGGTTCGAGCAGCTGTACGCCACCGGCACCCGTTCGGTGCGTGGCATCGAGGCGGTGGTGGCGGGCTATCCGCCGACGCCGGCGCGCAGCGTGGTCAAGCTGTCGCTGTCGCAGCAGAATTTCTATACGCTGGCGGCTGGCCTGGGCAAGCAGGGCTATCACACGGAATTCGTCTACGGCGGCGAAGCGCACTTCGATAATATGCGCGGCTTCTTCACCGGTAACGGCTTCCAGAAAGTGGTGGACCGGCGCGATATGAACCCGGTGTTTGAAGGCAGCTGGGGTGCGTCGGATGAAGACTTGTTCAACAAGTCACTGGAGCGTTTGAAGACGCTGCACGATAGCGGCAAGCCGTTCTTCAGCCTGATTTTCTCGTCGTCCAACCATGAGCCATTCCAGTTCCCGGATGGCCGCATCACCTTGCATGACAAAGAAAAGCAGACGGTGAACAATGCGGTCAAGTACGCCGACTATGCGCTGGGTCGTTTCATCGCCGAGGCGAAGAAGCAGGACTACTGGAAGGACACGGTGTTCCTGATCGTGGCCGACCACGATAACCGCGTGTACGGCGACAGCCTGGTGCCGATCAATAAGTTCCACATTCCCGGCCTGATTCTGGGCGCGGATGTGAAACCGAAGACGATCACCACCATCGCCAGCCAGATCGACCTGGCGCCGACCCTGTTGTCGCTGATGGGCATATCGAGCGAGCATCCGATGATCGGTCGCGATCTGGCGCGTGATAGCGACACGCCGGGCCGGGCGTTGATCCAGTTCGATAATTACTTCGCGTGGCTGGAAGGGTCGTCGGCGACGATTCTGCGTCCGAACCAGGCGCCGTTGCTGGGACATTACGATGCGGCCACCGGCGTGTTGACCACGGGCGGCGTGCCGGATGCCGCGCTGGTCGATAAAGCGATGTCGCACGTGGTGCTGCCATCGATCCTGTATCGCGAACAGCGCTACAAACTGCCGCGCTAG
- a CDS encoding sialidase family protein — MLICLTVVAVVAVAEGWRGSRTAQQHARTATVAAVAAPPPITLTEISRAIIPMPPGVPSAHASALAQLPHGDLIAFWWAGSRESGPDVKVYASRWRNGQWSNNWIVASRDSLGDALGHGVRRIGNPVAWTAADGTVHLYVVATGMGGWAASRVVQLQSNDEGATFKVRRVLPMSPVFNTSVLVRATPVGQADGGWWLPVYFEIGHKYPMLVSFDANGDPQRLTRIGVRTRSLQPTLVQVSPTEVRAWMRDANKERSVVQQAVSHDGGESWDDLGPTTIRNRGTSLAVLRLHNGTLLMLGNQGTSKATARSTLALSMSADGHHWRHVTDIVSGQPRDEFSYPAMFQVGDELHITYTYQRRAIAHHRLKIVEGKDPL, encoded by the coding sequence GTGCTGATATGTTTAACGGTTGTCGCAGTGGTGGCTGTCGCCGAAGGCTGGCGCGGCTCGCGCACGGCACAACAACATGCCCGGACGGCCACCGTGGCCGCCGTGGCGGCGCCGCCGCCGATCACCCTGACAGAAATTTCCCGCGCGATTATTCCGATGCCGCCCGGTGTGCCGTCGGCGCACGCCAGCGCCCTGGCGCAGCTGCCGCATGGCGACCTGATCGCCTTCTGGTGGGCCGGCAGCCGCGAAAGCGGGCCGGACGTCAAGGTGTACGCCTCGCGCTGGCGCAACGGCCAGTGGAGCAATAACTGGATCGTGGCCAGCCGCGATTCGCTCGGCGACGCGCTCGGCCATGGCGTGCGCCGCATCGGCAATCCGGTGGCGTGGACCGCCGCCGACGGCACCGTGCATTTGTATGTGGTGGCCACCGGCATGGGCGGCTGGGCCGCGTCGCGCGTGGTGCAGCTGCAATCGAATGACGAGGGCGCCACCTTCAAGGTGCGGCGCGTGCTGCCGATGTCGCCGGTGTTCAATACCAGCGTGCTGGTGCGCGCGACCCCGGTCGGCCAGGCGGACGGCGGCTGGTGGCTGCCGGTCTATTTTGAAATCGGCCACAAATACCCCATGCTGGTGTCGTTCGACGCCAACGGCGATCCGCAGCGCCTGACCCGCATCGGCGTGCGTACCCGTTCGCTGCAGCCGACCTTGGTGCAGGTATCGCCGACCGAAGTGCGCGCCTGGATGCGCGACGCCAATAAAGAACGCTCGGTGGTGCAGCAGGCCGTCAGCCATGACGGCGGCGAAAGCTGGGACGATCTCGGCCCGACCACGATCCGCAATCGCGGCACCTCGCTGGCGGTGCTGCGCCTGCATAACGGCACGCTGCTGATGCTGGGTAACCAGGGCACCTCGAAGGCGACTGCGCGCAGCACGCTGGCGTTGTCGATGTCGGCCGACGGCCATCACTGGCGGCACGTGACCGACATTGTCAGCGGCCAGCCGCGCGACGAGTTCTCGTATCCGGCCATGTTCCAGGTCGGCGATGAACTGCACATCACCTACACCTACCAGCGGCGCGCCATCGCCCACCATCGCCTGAAAATCGTAGAGGGAAAGGATCCGCTATGA
- a CDS encoding bifunctional acetate--CoA ligase family protein/GNAT family N-acetyltransferase, with product MDLHYLSPLFAPKSIVVFAGPPDQPERQTAYGRSLCAQLRDGGYDGALTFLDVSMTGTLADLVQSRADLAMIALPHEELAFALEVAGRIQCKSALIVSSSVPPELAAELQDIARKHGLFLLGPNSLGFQRPRLKLNAGVAGKLAQSGSLALISQSGALTSAILDWAGTNSVGLSAVVSLGPNTAVDLAQTLDFLATDPATESIVIYMEGITDARRFLSALRGTANTKPVVIIKSGNAAAASRAAATHSGMLIGSDEIFDAALRRTGAVRVNTFVQLFSAAKCLASRYRPVGPRLAVISNGGGPGVLAADWLGQLGLQLGRPGAESARALAPLLPVHATLTDLLDLSEEAGPEHYAAAIRACAQDANVDGLLVIYSPKLDGDPTAIAHSVAAAAKGLGKPLLACWMGDERVAPGRKVIGQAGLATFRTPEAAVDGFGNIAAFYQNQQLLQQTPPPLSQLAKPDLEGARRLVESVLAERRSVLTEMESKALLAAFHIPITPTMPARSAAEAQLIAAQLGYPVALKIDSPDIPHKSDVQGVVLNLADAGALGAAYGDMLANVRRLQPEARINGVTVQRMAGKRDGRELYIGVASDPLFGPVIGFGAGGTMVELLNDRAVELPPLNPFLAQRLIDRARVAATLGEWRGAPGVDRQAIEHILLRVSEMVCELPQLRELDINPLIVDQFGVLAVDARVAVGVAPPSAQRYDQLAIMPYPSSYARDWPMRGGGQYTLRPVQPTDAEMLQSLVRGLSDQSRYNRFASSLRELSAQMLARYTLIDYDREMALVAVLTTRTADDDGSFTETEQIIGVSRYIANPDRSSCEFSLLVDDKFSGQGLGTRLMLEIMDVARDKGLSEIVGLVLRKNRGMLRLMGSLEFHIRPYEDDPEFQLCTKQL from the coding sequence ATGGATCTGCACTATCTCAGCCCGCTATTTGCGCCTAAATCCATCGTCGTTTTCGCCGGTCCGCCAGACCAGCCGGAACGCCAGACCGCCTACGGCCGCAGCCTGTGCGCGCAGTTGCGCGATGGCGGCTACGACGGCGCCCTGACCTTCCTCGACGTCAGCATGACCGGCACGCTGGCCGACCTGGTGCAATCGCGCGCCGACCTCGCCATGATCGCGCTGCCGCATGAGGAACTGGCGTTCGCGCTGGAAGTGGCTGGCCGCATCCAGTGCAAATCGGCGCTGATCGTCTCGTCCAGCGTGCCGCCGGAGCTGGCCGCCGAACTGCAGGACATCGCCCGCAAGCACGGCCTGTTTCTGCTCGGTCCAAACAGCCTGGGTTTCCAGCGTCCGCGCCTGAAACTCAACGCCGGCGTGGCCGGCAAACTGGCGCAAAGCGGCAGCCTGGCGCTAATCTCGCAATCCGGCGCGCTGACCTCGGCCATCCTGGACTGGGCCGGCACCAACTCGGTCGGCCTGTCGGCAGTGGTCTCGCTCGGCCCTAATACGGCGGTCGACCTGGCGCAGACGCTGGATTTCCTCGCCACCGATCCGGCCACCGAAAGCATCGTCATCTACATGGAGGGCATCACCGACGCCCGCCGCTTCCTGTCGGCGCTGCGCGGCACGGCCAATACCAAGCCGGTAGTCATCATCAAATCCGGCAATGCGGCGGCGGCTTCGCGCGCGGCGGCGACCCACTCCGGCATGCTGATCGGCAGCGACGAGATCTTCGACGCGGCGCTGCGGCGCACCGGCGCGGTGCGCGTCAACACATTCGTACAGCTGTTCTCGGCCGCCAAATGCCTGGCGTCGCGCTATCGTCCGGTCGGGCCGCGGCTGGCGGTGATCAGCAACGGCGGTGGTCCCGGCGTGCTGGCAGCCGACTGGCTCGGTCAACTCGGCCTGCAACTGGGCCGTCCGGGCGCGGAATCCGCCAGGGCGCTGGCGCCGCTGCTGCCGGTGCACGCCACGCTGACCGACCTGCTCGACCTGTCAGAAGAAGCCGGCCCGGAACACTACGCCGCCGCCATCCGCGCCTGCGCACAGGATGCCAACGTCGACGGCCTGCTGGTGATCTACTCGCCCAAGCTGGATGGCGACCCGACCGCCATCGCACACAGCGTGGCCGCAGCCGCCAAAGGTCTGGGCAAACCACTGCTGGCTTGCTGGATGGGCGACGAGCGCGTGGCGCCTGGCCGCAAGGTGATCGGCCAGGCCGGCCTGGCGACGTTCCGCACGCCGGAAGCGGCGGTCGACGGTTTTGGCAATATCGCCGCGTTTTATCAGAACCAGCAGCTGTTGCAGCAAACGCCGCCGCCGCTGTCGCAGCTGGCCAAGCCGGACCTGGAAGGCGCGCGCCGCCTGGTGGAAAGCGTGCTGGCCGAGCGCCGCAGCGTGCTGACCGAGATGGAATCGAAGGCGCTGCTGGCGGCCTTCCACATTCCGATCACGCCGACCATGCCGGCCCGCAGCGCGGCCGAGGCGCAATTGATCGCCGCCCAGCTGGGCTACCCGGTGGCGCTGAAAATCGATTCGCCCGACATCCCGCATAAATCCGATGTGCAGGGCGTGGTGCTGAACCTGGCCGACGCCGGCGCGCTGGGCGCTGCCTACGGCGACATGCTGGCCAACGTGCGCCGTTTGCAGCCGGAGGCGCGCATCAACGGCGTCACCGTGCAGCGCATGGCCGGCAAGCGCGATGGCCGCGAACTGTATATCGGCGTCGCCAGCGATCCGCTGTTTGGCCCGGTGATCGGCTTCGGCGCCGGCGGCACCATGGTCGAACTGCTGAACGACCGCGCGGTTGAGCTGCCGCCGCTGAATCCCTTCCTGGCGCAGCGCCTGATCGACCGCGCGCGCGTCGCCGCCACCTTGGGCGAATGGCGCGGCGCGCCGGGTGTTGACCGTCAGGCCATCGAACACATCCTGCTGCGCGTATCGGAAATGGTGTGCGAACTGCCGCAGTTGCGTGAGCTGGATATCAACCCGCTGATCGTCGACCAGTTTGGCGTACTGGCGGTGGATGCGCGCGTCGCGGTAGGCGTGGCGCCGCCGTCGGCGCAGCGTTACGACCAGCTGGCCATCATGCCTTACCCGTCCAGCTACGCGCGCGACTGGCCGATGCGCGGCGGTGGGCAGTACACGTTGCGTCCGGTGCAGCCGACCGACGCGGAGATGCTGCAGTCGCTGGTGCGGGGCCTTTCCGACCAGTCGCGCTACAACCGCTTTGCGTCGTCGCTGCGCGAGTTGTCGGCGCAGATGCTGGCGCGTTATACCTTGATTGATTACGACCGGGAGATGGCGCTGGTGGCGGTGCTGACGACGCGCACCGCCGATGACGATGGCAGCTTTACCGAGACCGAGCAAATCATCGGCGTCTCGCGCTACATCGCCAATCCGGATCGCAGCAGTTGCGAATTCTCGCTGCTGGTAGACGACAAGTTCAGCGGCCAGGGCTTGGGCACGCGCTTGATGCTGGAGATTATGGATGTGGCGCGCGATAAAGGCCTGAGCGAAATCGTCGGCCTGGTGCTGCGCAAGAACCGCGGCATGCTGCGCCTGATGGGCAGCCTGGAATTCCATATTCGTCCGTATGAGGACGATCCGGAATTCCAGCTCTGCACCAAACAACTTTGA
- a CDS encoding substrate-binding domain-containing protein, protein MLLGAATGVQAKGCIGFIPSGGGGIFWKGVNSGAIEAGKALGYDIYFRGPQEENQAGIQTAVLEMVSQRGCNALVIAPGSADMALAVEKLQRSGVPVIYVDRTLGAPSATGMVGTDNFKAGQLAGEAMAKRLKGKGAVLLFRMKQGWQTTDQRESGFAEAAARKGLQVIDGGYLGAVYGEAFVNASSALVSQKGRFQGVFAPNEATSMGVLAALRAQRLAGHVTYIGVDVTDQLLEGLQSGAVTGLVVQAAHAIGYQAVQMAVRAVDKKLPANRRVTVDAIYLTQENIDSYIP, encoded by the coding sequence TTGCTGCTAGGCGCTGCTACCGGCGTGCAGGCTAAAGGCTGCATCGGTTTCATTCCCAGTGGCGGCGGTGGCATCTTCTGGAAGGGCGTCAATAGCGGCGCCATCGAAGCCGGCAAGGCGCTGGGCTACGATATCTATTTTCGCGGCCCGCAGGAAGAAAACCAGGCCGGGATCCAGACCGCCGTGCTGGAGATGGTCAGTCAGCGCGGCTGCAACGCGCTGGTGATTGCGCCAGGTTCCGCGGACATGGCGCTGGCGGTGGAGAAGCTGCAACGCAGCGGCGTCCCGGTGATCTACGTGGACCGCACGCTGGGTGCACCGTCGGCCACCGGCATGGTCGGCACCGACAACTTCAAGGCAGGACAACTGGCCGGCGAAGCCATGGCCAAGCGCCTGAAAGGCAAGGGCGCGGTGCTGCTGTTTCGCATGAAGCAAGGCTGGCAGACCACCGATCAGCGCGAGAGCGGCTTCGCCGAAGCCGCCGCCCGCAAGGGCTTGCAGGTGATCGATGGCGGTTATCTCGGCGCCGTGTATGGCGAAGCGTTCGTCAACGCTTCGTCCGCGTTGGTCAGTCAAAAGGGCAGATTCCAGGGTGTCTTCGCGCCGAACGAAGCCACCAGCATGGGCGTGCTGGCGGCCTTGCGCGCGCAGCGTCTGGCCGGGCACGTGACCTACATCGGCGTCGACGTCACCGACCAGTTGCTGGAAGGCCTGCAAAGCGGCGCGGTGACCGGCCTGGTGGTGCAGGCCGCGCACGCCATCGGCTATCAGGCGGTACAGATGGCGGTACGCGCCGTTGACAAGAAGCTGCCAGCCAACCGCCGCGTGACGGTCGATGCGATCTACCTCACCCAGGAGAATATCGATTCCTACATTCCCTAG